The sequence caattgcaccgtgttagttgcggtatttgttgctaagaaattagtgatcaacgccgcaagtgtacaggtgcaattgtgtatagcagtgacaaggtcgaatccacagagactaatggttatcaatgcctatccttaattattctactctatctggacaaacgaaaattaatgttttgattttgaaaaacaaataaaataaataaaaactgaaaagaaaagaaatcaagctatAAGAAATACGGAGTAACAGAAAAGAGagaatttcccaaggcaaaggtttcaacagattttcctaactaacacgttcaattcaattaataagatgattcctaaggcaatctctaagctagttcatacccactctcgtggcatacaaaccgttgattacatgcaaggttaccatccctggatcgcacttctaacatgtaactcctaaaagttcctaagattaacgccctcacaattatcaactccctttagaattaaaataactgtgttttatgttcttaattcaggtaataattatcatctcccgatctcaaattaaaacctatgattatgctaaattggtgatcaaggaataaagcaaataattaaaacaagaacataaaaaggaataacaatctcaattaattgaatcaaacagttagAAATTTATATcgtgtctactccctaaaccctgggaaaaagaactctagccacacatagacatatgactagaaatcaatatctcaaaaatacaaataagcattcaacaatgaaaaaccgtagtaaagttgaagatcttcaatcttgctcttgctctgtCTCTCACAACTCTCCAAAAGATGTAGAAAATGATAAAAGATTCCCTGGAATAAGCTATTGggtggtatttatatgccctaggtcttccAGCTCAAAAATACTCCCAAAATCGCGCTTTAAAAGAAAATCCAGAAAATTGGGAAAAAATCGGCGTGTCGCGCGGCCACATGGTTGCTCGCGCAGCCTCTTTGCGCGGCCGCGCCCCCTGACCGCGCGGTCCTCCAGTGAATTCTGCatcgtcgcgcggccgtggcatgcggccgcatgcctgGACCGTGCGACCTCCCGTCGTGCCTCCTCGCGTGCGGCCGCGTGTCCTCCGACACGCGGACTTCCCGACGCTcgttcttgctcatccgatgcCCGATTTGAGCCCCATTCGTGCCTATGGACTCGTCACTTCGCGTACTTCACTACACTTCAtccaaaacttcacaaatcgaGTCCAAGAATCTGTAAAAATAGCACGAGCACGGATGAGTAGTCTATTCCATAAAATTGAACAAATCAAACCAAAGACACTCAAGAACTCAATGAAAACACCCCAAAAACTATGAATAAGCACGACAAAGGAGAGgaaaaatgcatgtaaatcaaccccccaaacttaaaccattgtccgtcctcggacaaaaacaaagatgaaccaaaggtgaatcaacaagagcgcagagaaaagtggataacattgtgacttcagatttatcaacaaaaataacaacatgcatttgtatctcctatcatcaagatataacactcatgacaaacttcaaattatggtctcaatgacttgcaatcctcaccaaaaagataaagaattttAAGAACTCTCAACTTTCAAGTGTGTCAATCaacatggacgtgtatacgctcagttcaagcagaacaagtactcatccataagattgtcaatcgtctcacctctccaacactaaatgtgtgctcctataaccaaggtcaaaaaggtctttattgagggttgtaatgtaggctctttggcaaggtaggatatatttggctaagtgactaaaagatgCGAAACAAAGTAACATCATCACtaaccttatagcattcttactcAATTCTATCATCCACCTTCCACAAAAtcaaatttttcaatatataattcatcacaacacaacaattatttctcatgacattatgactttctaatgcatcctatgtaccaattttttccaattttctcacttttttttttcaacgactTGTAGGATACTATGATTTTTTCCAATCAAGATCAAAGTTCATAAACCATAATCACACacctccacaaaccaactatcCCATAACAACAAactccaagctcccacccacggctaaaccaaataaaatggataATAAAAAGCTCAAAAgggcgaactaggatcatataaagtAAAAGGACAAGTATGATATATATGGGCTAGCAAAGAtagccttctatcatctcacagttattaagcacactatgtgacctcgagggagaaactaagacaagttctagtgagaaacatgcatgctcgaacaatcacttaagaaaaagaaataagactgtagaaaatagtgacagtcaaggctcaaatctcacagcttataTCATTGATTGCAAACATATAGAGACCacgcttatcattcatcaatcatgctcaatctcaataatatcaacacaaacacatgcaatttcacaagtttaaaacagaaatcatcataggCCAGTCATCCAACTAATCCATGTACATCTCATCTTTCCACCAAGGCATCATCACAGAGAGACAAACAAAAGCAAGACTGACAACTTCACAAAAACGACTCTAACCAAAACAAACAAGACTAAAAACAACTAACACAAACTAAAAAGAAGCAAAGCATAAAGATAGAGTGCCCACACagccacatccccccaaacttattctccataaggaagaataagtttgaaaaggaagtGTAGGGCACGGAGTCGAACTCATCGGGGCTCAAGGGGCCGGCGGGTCCTGAGGATCCTGCGGCGGTCCTGGGAAGGCTCGCTGCCAATCATTCATCAACCTCATATACGCCTCATGTTGGCGCATGTACTCCTCATGTTGCCTTAGGCAGGCAGTGCGCTCAGCTTCAAATTGAGCATCAAAGTAGCCCTGTTGCTGCCTTTGAAATGCAGCGAATTGATTGTCCATGTGGCCGTACATGTCGGTTTGCAGGTTTTGAAAACCTGCATCCATGTGGCCGTAGAGGTGTTGCTGCATTGTGGCAAAGCCGACATCTATGTAGCCGTAGAGCCGCTGCTCCATAGCATTGAAATCGTATCCAAcgggcggcggcggaggtgcATGGTGGTGGGGAAAGTAGGATGAAGTCCCCGCCTCAGACTCTTGGGGCACGTCGCCCCCTGCCTCATAAGCTGCTTCCTCCTCTGCAGCCTCATCTCTTGCAGCGGCCCGTCCTGCCTGTGATGTCGGTGGACGCTTGACTATGAGGTTGAGGTGCTCCGGGGTGTTCATCAGCCAGTTCGAGCGATCCGCCACATCCAGCACAGTAGTCAAATGTGGGTTGGGCAATGGAAAGTACAACTTAGGCTTCAAGACCCAATATAAGTTTCGGCCACCCGCAATATGTCCCGCTGCTTTTAACACCTTGAAATCCACCAAGATATCTTGAGAAATCGCGGTCTCCGTGATCTCAATGTTCAACTCGTCAGCAAGTGCGGTGAAAAATCCTCCAATGCCAATGGAGGCGGTCGGGGAGGTGAGTTGACTGTGAAACTGATCCAGCAACTGAGGAGCTAAGTCAATCTTGTCACCTCTGAGCATACACTTGAGATGTAGCAACTTGTCAGATCGCATGTTGCCCACATTTTCTCAGGCAAAGTAGTTGTACGCCATCACCCGCTGTAGATAGCGGAAGACCGGATTTCTCAAAGCTTTTGCCTTTGCACGGCCGGTAACGAAGTGGTTGTTGTCCTCAAGATTTAAGTCAGCCATGGCGGCCTAGAACGTCCGCAGTTGAAAACCGCAACACCATACACCCCGCTCTGCGGActttcaagaatgtcattgAAATTATTACAAGGAAGCTTGTAGTCCTGGTTGAGCAAACGGAAGGAGCACTCTGTAGGAATGGTTCGATCATAAGTGATTTTCAACGTCGACAGGAATTCGATCGTAAGAATCCTATAAGTAAGCCAATTCCCTGTGAAGACCTTCCGAAGTCCCACACGATCTACCATGGCCCATACATCATCCGTGATGCCCAACTTTTCCAATGTAGTTGGACAGATATACTTAGTGGGCTTAACTGGGATGTGAATAAGCTTTTCCCAGTTCTTGAATGAGGCATCATCAGGGAGTTCAACACCAAAGTGAGCCGGTGAGAACTCCGAGACTGGCTGCACCGCATGGGTGGTTTTAGAGGACGAGCCAGTGGCCGTgccctttcctttggcagccCGGGTTGCTTTGCCTTTAGGTGGCATGCTGGGAATACTGCAAAACCCAAACACGCTGCATTAGAAACgatcccccaaacttaaattacacacataagaaaaaaaaaaaaaaaaaaaaccaaggCACAACAAGCCACCACCCAACATATCAAAACAATTTAAAGGCCAAACTCATGTGTTGCTTATGCATAAAATATGTAGCATGTGCGTAAAAACATAAGCTAAAACAATATAGAGCAAAAGAATAAGGCCAAAGAACATCATCCCCCCACATCATAGCATAAGAACCAAATCCACACCAAGCGCTCAAATTGACCAACAATTAAGTTTACCCATGATATATAAGACATTCCTAAGCATGAATTCGTCCAAATACAAGCATAGAATCAAGAGAAATCAAGAGAAAACGAGAATTCCCCAAATTAAGCCCTAGTTtggaactaagaaaataaatcatggaataaaacaaaacaatcgGTCAAAAGCTAGTAAATCATGCTAGGAATTGAAAAACATAAGTAATTGGGGTAAGAAAAACATACATTGGATGGATTGAATGTAAGAAATTAAGAGATAGATTTGATGATTAGAGGCGGCGCGCGGTTCGATTTAGGAGAAGGGGGGAGCGGAAGACTTGTGtgaaagaaagaatgaatttGGTGGAGAGGTGAAGACCATGTTTTGGAAACGGCGGGCACAACCGAGAATTACCAGGGTTTGTGCTTTATTGGTGAAATTTGGAGGGAGGAAAACAAATTGAGGGGAAATCGATTTcaaatttaattgttaatttccAAATTCTAACACACGGTCATAACACCAATTTAATTAACTATAACTCACGGTCCCTCTAAATTCACGAATAATAGttctttattttatctttttatttgttttttaaatattattaataatattagtagATGTTTTTTTGGTGacattattaaaaatttaactAGTACATCCTCCCGTGTGATACTTATTTTAtcatcttatttaatttttttattatgtgaTACACgattataaaaatttaactaGTACATCGTCCAGTGTATCATCTCGTGTGATACACGATTATAAAATTGATGAATTATTTATTATGTAAAATAGCTCTAATCAATAAAGAtgaattcattttataattggACATGTATCATATGAATGACCCAAAATCttgacaaaatattttttttatctaatgatcagtattattattattattattattattattattattattattattattattattattattattattattattattattattattattattattattattattaaaaatttcaccaaaatatctaaatatttttcctttcaaattttatattagtatacGAGGagtttttgaaacttttaatatatttgtatttcacaacatattttcTCGAAGCAGTAATGAACTGTAAATCCAaaaactattagtgaatttcGCTATTAAAATTGACCTGCCAAAATTAAAGTTgccattatattaaaataatttatacaaaattatataaaaatatacacTATATATATTAACACACGAGTGTTAATATGCTCTAACAAATTATTTATAGTTAAtgatatatagtttaattttaaaatttgtattttgataaaatataatagaAGAGTAAGAAAGATAAcacttgaaatatttttttacacATTAAATGGGTAATTTAATTCGATCATATTCGGCCAACCTTCAATTAAACTCTCGAACCGAAATAATAATTGATTCTGccaatcaaaaaaaaaattgagtttaTAGTTGCAGTACTATAATTGGGACAAATTTGCTATCATTATGTtactatataaataaaaggtTAAGTTTCCTATCAATATTGTACATAATTAATATCAAAGGTTACATTTTATAGTTTTAGGaataacatcatatgatttaaaattttatttttcattttaaggaataatatatcttattcaatttaattattccTTCTAAGTCATTCATACAAAATTGTATTACACAACTCtaaatttcataatatattaagaagataactttttattttaaaattttgatttgaaGTACAAATTTGATTAATATACCTTTTATTATGACCTTTACAcgcataaaaaataatacaactTCGTCTTCTTATACTTTAAATTAATAggtaaaattaaaatgtcatcTAAATAGATGACATTTTAAACACTATAGTTTTATAAAATACACAAGATGTAAATTATGTTTATCATTTGtaattcaataaaattttataccaaaatatatgtatactttattaacttttagtacaataaaaaaatcaataataaaattgtatattaaaattaatattccaatacataaaaaaaatgatcaaatCTACACCAAGCACATAAAAAACTAACTACTATCATACAAGTTCTTGatgtttatataatataattttagatATTGTACATATTAAAATAGCCtaatagaatatatatatatatttgtgataaTAAAATTTGTCATTGTTATCTActgaccaattgtactttgaaatagaggtactttcaccgggaccgcgtttATCATtgctagagtagtcatgagagtagacttattgagtccctatcccatTTGGCCGTATTTAAacttttctgcatccatttgaactcctacatgagatgaattatttgctattgagaaatttttccagatccactgtgttcgagcctgagccgtttgtgttggaaatcatAAATGatatgagcttgtatgttaccctctactgatgagatgagacgaattctgtaatgacccgacttttaattgaggatttaaaatcttctaatgattgattaaggatttattatgataattagggttcggcatccattaataaaatacgaacttatatgaatttgatgatttatatacgtgatgatttatttttatttttattttcagtggacgatgcactcaaaatatattttgagtccattaatttattaatgaggatttaacattgaagtgttaaatatgaatttttattaattactaaagttgatccatgtggttagttaatttattaaattaacaagcccaaatggattttataattcaaataagaattagtcttgtatgtgtcaatgtatttaaatgagtttggaaccatatgattaatgtattaatctcttagatattttgatgattaagtTGGAACCatactaagcatgctgaagaaattccccagtcatactcagcatgctgaagaatttcagtCATACTAAGCATGCTGAAAAAGAATTTCATGTTCATACCAATCAAGCTGAATTTCCACGATCCTCATT comes from Salvia miltiorrhiza cultivar Shanhuang (shh) chromosome 3, IMPLAD_Smil_shh, whole genome shotgun sequence and encodes:
- the LOC131014016 gene encoding uncharacterized protein LOC131014016, translated to MRSDKLLHLKCMLRGDKIDLAPQLLDQFHSQLTSPTASIGIGGFFTALADELNIEITETAISQDILVDFKVLKAAGHIAGGRNLYWVLKPKLYFPLPNPHLTTVLDVADRSNWLMNTPEHLNLIVKRPPTSQAGRAAARDEAAEEEAAYEAGGDVPQESEAGTSSYFPHHHAPPPPPVGYDFNAMEQRLYGYIDVGFATMQQHLYGHMDAGFQNLQTDMYGHMDNQFAAFQRQQQGYFDAQFEAERTACLRQHEEYMRQHEAYMRLMNDWQRAFPGPPQDPQDPPAP